The DNA window GAAAAAAAGTTCTTTTAGGTGCTGGAGATACATTTAGAGCAGCAGCAGTTGAACAACTTGAAGAATGGGCAAAAAGAGCTGATGTTGATATTGTAAAAGGAAGAGAAGGAGCTGATCCAGCTTCTGTTGTATATGATACTTTAAGCAGAGCTGAAGCAACAAAAGCTGATGTAGTAATAATTGATACTGCTGGAAGATTACATAATAAAGCAAACCTTATGAGAGAACTTGAAAAAATTAATAATATCATTAAGAAAAAAATTGGAGAACAAGAATATGAATCTCTACTTGTAATTGATGGTACAACAGGTCAAAATGGACTTAATCAAGCAAAAGAATTTAATTCAGTTACTGATTTAACAGGTTTCATAGTTACCAAACTTGATGGAACAGCAAAAGGTGGAATTGTTTTTTCTGTTTCAGAAGAATTAAAAAAACCAATTAAATTTATAGGACTAGGAGAAAAAATTGGTGATTTAATTGAATTTAATGCAAAAGATTTTGTTGAAGCAATATTTAATTAGGATATTTAAAGAATTTTTTTGAGTAATGCCTTAAAAAAATTCTTTTTTTATATCACTTTAAATTCATTTAAGTATGTTATAATAAAAAAAATTAAAAGAAAAAAGGTGTTTAATATGAATTATAGAATAGCACTTGTTCATGGGTTTTTTAGAAATTATAAAGATATGGAAGACTTAGAAAATAATTTGATGAATATGGGATATACTGTTGATAATCTAAATTTTCCTTTAACTTTTCCTCCTATTGAAAGAGCAATAGATATTTTAAAAGAATATTTATTATCTTTAAAAGAAAAAGGAATCAATAAACAAAATGAAATTGTGTTAATAGGTTTCGGTTTTGGAGGAGTTCTAATAAGAGAAACTTTAAAATTAGAAGAAGTGAAAGGAATTGTTGATAAAATTATCTTACTCTCTTCACCAATAAATGATTCTACATTACATAGAAGATTAAAGAGAACTTTTCCTTTTATAGATTTAATTTTTAAGCCATTAGCAATCTATGCAAAAACTAGAAGAGATAGAAGAAGATTTGATAAAAACATAGAAGTTGGCTTAATAATAGGTAGAGAAAGCTCTGGATTTTTTGGAAAATGGTTAGGGGAGTATAATGATGGTTATATTGAAATGAAAGATGTAAATTTTCCAGATGCTAAAGACAAGATTTTAATTCCTATCACTCATAATGAGTTGAATAAGAGAATAGGAACAGCTAGATACATAAATAATTTTATTGCTAAGGGGAAATTTAGATTAGAATAAAATTAGGAGCAATAATGACAAAACTTAAGGACAGAATAAAATTTTTATTGAAAATAATATTAGGTATTTCTATTATTTTCTTTATTCCAATAATTATAACATCTTTATATATTGTACATAATGAAGGTATAGACAGTTTTCAAAGAGGAATATCTACATTCTTACTTATTATATTATGTACTTTTTTACTGTTGATTATTTGTAGCCAGTTAAAATATGGTCTTATTTTAAGTTTAAATAAATTAAAATTTCCAGATAATTTAATTAAAAATAATCTTTTAAAAAATATATTAAAAATTTTTTTAAGATTATTGTTATATAGTTTTATAATTTTTTTAAGTGTTCTAATTATAATAATTTTAATAGATTTTTCTGATGAAGACCTTAAAATTTTTCCTTTAGAAGCAACTCAATTTTTGGTTACAATAGCTTTTATAGGTATTTTATTTATGTTGTATAAAGATTTAAAGAAATTATATAATTTCAGTTCTGAAAAAATAAAATTTTTAGAAGATTTACCTCAAAAAATTATTGAGAAATATAATAAAATAAAAGAAAAAATTATATCTCTAAAATTTGATTTTTTTTACAATATATTGGAAAAAATTAAAAAAGTATTAAATTCTGTTTCAGATAAATTAGAAGATTTTGTTGATTTGCTAGAAGATAAAATTAATTATCCAGAGAAAATTAAATTTAAAGATAGATGTGATTTTTCTAATCTAAGAAGTGAATTTGAGAAATTTGCTAAGATTTTTTATCAAGTATTAGCCTATCTTAATATATTTGCTCTTATTTGTATTGTTATCCCAATAATATTAATATTAACATATCAATTCTTAATATATCTTATTACTTTAGTTACTACCATTGGAAAAGTAATAGTTGCAACTATATACTATTATTAAATAATCCTATAATGTAAAAAGAGTATTCAAAAACTCAAGAAACATTATAGGATTTTAAATTTTATTTAATTTTTAAAACATCATCACCAAGAATAATTTTATTATCATCTGTTAAAATAGCTGGTATTCCCACATATTTTAAAGATTTTACTTCTTCAAACTCTTTTCTTGTATCTCTAAGATGTAGGAATTCCTTTAAATTAGCCATACTTTCTGTGATATTTACAAAATCATACTTATAGTTAATTTTTTCAAAATACTCCTTTGCTTCAACACAATCTGGACAAAGCATAGAACCATACATTTTTGGCATAAAATTTCCTCCTTATAAAGTAGTTATTTTAATATATTTTTTAATATATTATTTGAAATTATAGCATAAATACCTAAAAAAGAAAAATTTTTAAAAAAATTATAAAAAAACCTTTATTTATTCTAAATTTTGAGTTATACTTTTAGCAAGGAATATTTTTTATGATTAAATTATATGAGGAGGTTCTTATCATGAATAACCAATATAACAAAGATGGAAAAAAAGAGGGTTTATGGGTAAAGATTTACGATAATGGTGTTGTACAAGAAGAAAGAAATTATGTTAATGGTGTAAGAGAAGGAGTTTATAAATCTTACTATATGAATGGAGAAATAGAAATTATAAAAAATTATAAAAATGGTAATCTTCATGGAAAATATCAAACATTTTATAGTGATGGAAAATTAAATTCTGAATATAACCTTGTTGATGGAAGAAAAGTTGGAGAATATAAAGAATTCTATCCTAATGGAATTTTAAAAAGAGAAACAGTATATGTAAATGATGGAACAACTTCTAAAAATATAAAATATTTCCCTAATGGAAAAATCAAACTTGAAGTTAATTTTGTAGATGGACATATGGAAGGTCCTTATAAGGAATATCACTCAAATGAAAAATTATTTAAAGAATGTTCTTATAATAAAAAAGGAAAGTTAGAAGGTAAATATAAAGAATATGATGTTGAAGGAAATCTTTTAAAAGAAACAACTTATGAAAATGGGGTTGAAATATAAAAGTTAATAATATAATAAATAAAAAAGAGCAGCTGTTACACTGCTCTTAGTGTTGATTAATTAAAAATAACTAAGGTTGTAGTTTAACCACAATATTTGAGCTAGCAGTTTTTACTTCTTTATTTGTAATTGCTGCTAGTTCTTTTTTTTGTTTTTTCATCATATATTACAATTTTTTTATAATTACTAGATAAAATATTATTCTTCATAAGATTCTCCTTCACAAAAAAAAGAGAGGATAAAACCTCTCTTCAATTTCAATCTTTAATTCCATATCTTTCTTTGATAATTTTTAAGTTTTTTTGATACCACTCATTATCAAACAATCCGGATTTCATCATCTCATCTATACAATTAACTTCATTTTCATAGGTTGTATTATGATGACCTGTTACTATTCCAGGATAAGTATTAGTCCATCTATCGTCAGTAAATAGACCTTCCTGCTTTTGTTTTTCTTCAAGTTTTTTTTTAAATTCTTCTAAATTTTTAGATAACTTCATAGCTATAATTCCTCCAACTTAAAACAATGCTTTTCTTTATAAAATTCATATTTTATAACTTTAAATCTTTTATTTCTTTCAAATAAAATTTCTTGCTCTCCAACATTTAAACTTGTTATGTCTCTTGCTGTTTTAGAAATTATAGTTAATTGAACCTCCCCATTAGGGTTATATATTTCTCCAATAGTTGCTGATGTATATGCTGAGTAAGTAATTTCTTTTCCTACAATATGAGAGTTCAAAAACTCTTTCAATGCTTCCTTACCTTGCAATTTAAAACTTAAACTTCTAGTAACTTCTCCCTCATACACTGGCATTTTATCTAAGGCTCTATCCAATGTTTTTATCCATTCCTTTTGGTCTTGAGTTAATTCACTACCATTTCTAAGAGGTTCATTTATTTTATAAGAATCTGAACCAATATATCTTATTATAGCAGATTCTTCATCTGGAGTTAAATCTTTTTCTTTAATTTCTTCTCTTCCTTGTTTAACTAAACTTTCATAATCAATAATTGGAATAGTTGTACTTCTACATCGTGAATGCATTGGTGGATAATTTAATCCTACTGCAATTTTTTTTATTTCAAATACTTCTCCATGTAGCTCAGAACAAATTTGACTTGTTCTACTATCCAAAGTAGCACTGAATTCATATTTTTCTATTCCTGCTTCCTTATATCCATCTAGTGTAGCTTGGTTTAAAACATAATTAACTTCAGTTCTTAGAAGTCTTTCAACATCATTCTTTTTAGCTGTCTCAAACCTTTCAGATACTCTTTTAGTCATAGTTTTCAGATTGATACCTTGTATCATACCATTAACTATTTCTTGTTTAACTGTTTGAGCTAATTTATCAGTATTAGTCCAAAGCCTCTGAGAAAAATTAGCACCACTCCAAGGCTTGTCTAAAACTGTTTTTATTTTATCTCTACTTACAATAGCATTAATACCCAAATCTTTTGTTACTTCTATAAAAGTATCTCTATAAACAGAATTTAAAGCATTTTTCCCAGTTTCTTCAACTCCAAAAATTAACTTAGTAAATTCCATATCTATTTGAGCTTTAAGACTATCCAAATGACTAATTCTACTTTTAGAGGATAATGTTTCAATTTCTAAATATAATTTCTGTGCATCCAATGGTGCTGTTTTTAAAAGATTCTTATATTCTTTTATATAATCATGCAAATCTTTTTTCCAAACTTTATAATCGTCACCTTTTAAAAGTTTCAAAGCTTCATTATAATTTAGAATATTATCATTCATATAAGTTGTAGTTATTCTAGAAATCTCTTTATTTATATCCTGCTTGGCTTTTTCAAGTGCAATCTTATACTCTTTTTCAATATCCTGTATTGTAGTGAATGCCTTAGCCTCTCTTCTAACTTGTCTTTCTTCCCAGTAGTCTTTACTATTCTGAGCCATCAGCACCAACTCCTAATGGAGTATTCATATCTTTTATCACATTAATATCTTCTTCAGCTTTTATTTTTTTAAGTTCTCCTTTAGCATCTTCTATGAAAGGCAAAGTAGATAAAATAGTTTCATGTGATACTATTCCTTGTAGCTTTTGAGCTGTATCTGCAGCTTCTACTAAATTCTTTGGAACGTTTCTAGTAAAGACTTTTTGAATATCTTTTGGACTAATTTTTAAATTATGAAAATCTATCATAAGTTGTAATCTTTGATTAATTGCCTTTTTAAAATGCATTTCTTTTTGTGCTGCTAATTGTTCTAATGCTAAAAGTTTATATCCAAGTGCAACTCCTGAACTGTTTCCTGAAAACTCTTTATCTTGCATGTCAGGTATCATAGAAAATTTATGTATATCTTGATTTAATCTATTTTTATTGTTTTGAGCATAACTATCATTGACTTGTTTCACAAGCCATTTAGCATCACCTTGGTCATTGATAAGCATAACCTTATTTTTATTCATTCTTTCTATTTCTTCATCAGTGGTTCCACCCATATTAACTAAAACTAAGTATGCATCTGTAAAATCTTTCATATCATCAATAGCAGTAGAAGTAGCTTCATTGTATCCATCTATCAAAGAAATTATATTTTTAAAATCTCCATTTGCTCTCTTATTGTTTAAGAACTCTATGATTGGGACTTGATTAAATCCGTGTAATTTAGATTCTCCTTTTACATATGGAACTTCTTTTTTATCACTATCAGTTATATACTCATAAGTTGTGACAGTCGTGCTATCATAAACTTCTAATGTATAAACCCATTTATCTTCTTTATTTTTAGTTTTATCCCATCTAACTGCTGCAATTATTTCTTTTTTTACAGTATTATCTCTTAAAATAAAACAATCTCTTGGGTCTACAACTACATTTCCAATGGACTTGTTGCAGATGGGGTTGCTGGGAAGAGGACTATTAAGAAGATTAGAGAAAGGTTGGGGGAGTAAAAGACAGAATGTAAAATTTATTTTTTTTATTATAAAATTTATACTAAAATGTAAAATAATATTCTAAAAAAATTTTAGTGTTTAATCTTTACATATCAATATTTTTTAAAAAATTATTTTACATTGTTATTGAAAAATTTTACACTATTATTTTTTAAGGGTTTTTAATAAAAAGGGGTGATACTTTGAATATTTCTAGTTCATTAAAAATTCTTAGAGAAAAATATAATTTAACACAAAAGAGTTTAGCAGAAGCACATGGTTTATCTTGTCAAATGATTTATTTGATGGAAAATAATAAAGCTAAAGCTAGTAAAAAAAACATAAATTTATTAATTAAAAAATTTCTCACAGATTTTGAAAAACAAGGAAAAAAATATACAAAAAAAGAAATTAGTGAATTTGAGAGAGAAATTTTAGAAACTTAAAGATAGTGAGTTTACTAAAAAGACATATACTCATGCTGAGTTAGAAGATTTAGAAAATGCAATTAAATTATTACAATAAAATAACACAAAAATAGTTTAATTGAGCTTAAAAAAGTGGTGTATATTGTGGTGTACATAGTTTAAAATTCTAGTCATTTTTCACTGTTTCAAGCACTTTTTTGACGATGCTAAAAATGGTTTAAAGCACTCATAAAATGTAAATTTATTGCAATAAAAACAAAAATTGTGATATAATAAATAATTATGAAAATATTTAGGGGTTTAAAATGTCAAAAATTATTATAAAAAAAGAAAAGGAACAAAAAATTTTAAATTTTTATCCTAATGTATACAAAGATGAGTTAAAAGATATAATAGGAAATGTTAAAACAGGAGACATAGTTGATGTAATTACAAGTGATATGAGATTTTTAGCAAGAGGTTATGTTACAGAAGGAA is part of the Fusobacterium nucleatum genome and encodes:
- the ftsY gene encoding signal recognition particle-docking protein FtsY, with amino-acid sequence MGLFDKLFGKKDKEEIKEQVNKEKEDIGKEANEVELEEEKEEIQKVNISQRLTKSKEGFFSKLKNIFTSKSKVDDSIYEELEDLLLQSDVGLSMTTNLINQLEKEVKANKVDNTDEVYEILKRLMSEFLLSQDSKIYLKDNKINVILIVGVNGVGKTTTIGKLALKYKKLGKKVLLGAGDTFRAAAVEQLEEWAKRADVDIVKGREGADPASVVYDTLSRAEATKADVVIIDTAGRLHNKANLMRELEKINNIIKKKIGEQEYESLLVIDGTTGQNGLNQAKEFNSVTDLTGFIVTKLDGTAKGGIVFSVSEELKKPIKFIGLGEKIGDLIEFNAKDFVEAIFN
- a CDS encoding alpha/beta hydrolase encodes the protein MNYRIALVHGFFRNYKDMEDLENNLMNMGYTVDNLNFPLTFPPIERAIDILKEYLLSLKEKGINKQNEIVLIGFGFGGVLIRETLKLEEVKGIVDKIILLSSPINDSTLHRRLKRTFPFIDLIFKPLAIYAKTRRDRRRFDKNIEVGLIIGRESSGFFGKWLGEYNDGYIEMKDVNFPDAKDKILIPITHNELNKRIGTARYINNFIAKGKFRLE
- a CDS encoding glutaredoxin, with protein sequence MPKMYGSMLCPDCVEAKEYFEKINYKYDFVNITESMANLKEFLHLRDTRKEFEEVKSLKYVGIPAILTDDNKIILGDDVLKIK
- a CDS encoding toxin-antitoxin system YwqK family antitoxin, producing the protein MNNQYNKDGKKEGLWVKIYDNGVVQEERNYVNGVREGVYKSYYMNGEIEIIKNYKNGNLHGKYQTFYSDGKLNSEYNLVDGRKVGEYKEFYPNGILKRETVYVNDGTTSKNIKYFPNGKIKLEVNFVDGHMEGPYKEYHSNEKLFKECSYNKKGKLEGKYKEYDVEGNLLKETTYENGVEI
- a CDS encoding minor capsid protein; its protein translation is MAQNSKDYWEERQVRREAKAFTTIQDIEKEYKIALEKAKQDINKEISRITTTYMNDNILNYNEALKLLKGDDYKVWKKDLHDYIKEYKNLLKTAPLDAQKLYLEIETLSSKSRISHLDSLKAQIDMEFTKLIFGVEETGKNALNSVYRDTFIEVTKDLGINAIVSRDKIKTVLDKPWSGANFSQRLWTNTDKLAQTVKQEIVNGMIQGINLKTMTKRVSERFETAKKNDVERLLRTEVNYVLNQATLDGYKEAGIEKYEFSATLDSRTSQICSELHGEVFEIKKIAVGLNYPPMHSRCRSTTIPIIDYESLVKQGREEIKEKDLTPDEESAIIRYIGSDSYKINEPLRNGSELTQDQKEWIKTLDRALDKMPVYEGEVTRSLSFKLQGKEALKEFLNSHIVGKEITYSAYTSATIGEIYNPNGEVQLTIISKTARDITSLNVGEQEILFERNKRFKVIKYEFYKEKHCFKLEEL
- a CDS encoding helix-turn-helix domain-containing protein, which produces MNISSSLKILREKYNLTQKSLAEAHGLSCQMIYLMENNKAKASKKNINLLIKKFLTDFEKQGKKYTKKEISEFEREILET